A region from the Streptomyces lydicus genome encodes:
- a CDS encoding HAMP domain-containing sensor histidine kinase yields the protein MTRRRWHLPVRELGRRVWEGLRPLDPYRSVKAALGALVSVSVIITTLLVFVAMHSATELRVITIFSVIASLLITQFVANSLTAPLDEMTDVTRSMAHGNYSRRVRSERRDEFGDLANAFNRMAADLEAVDTHRKELVANVSHELRTPIAALRAVLENVVDGVSEPDPETMRTALQQTERLGRLVEHLLDLSRLDNGVVPLHARRFEVWPYLSGVLKEANMSRGASTLAGVAGSGTHTRTDVHLHLDVSPPELTAHADAERLHQVVANLIDNAIKHSPRHGRVTVHARRGEGPESLELDVQDEGPGIPESERYRVFERFNRGGPAPSGPGSDGGTGLGLAIARWAVDLHGGRIGVAESPRGCRIRVTLPGLESTRS from the coding sequence ATGACGCGGCGCCGGTGGCATCTGCCCGTACGCGAGCTGGGGCGGCGGGTCTGGGAGGGCCTGCGCCCGCTCGACCCCTACCGCTCGGTGAAGGCCGCGCTCGGTGCGCTGGTCAGCGTCTCGGTGATCATCACCACGCTGCTGGTCTTCGTCGCGATGCACTCGGCGACCGAGCTACGGGTGATCACGATCTTCTCGGTGATCGCCTCGCTGCTGATCACCCAGTTCGTGGCCAACAGCCTGACCGCTCCGCTCGACGAGATGACGGATGTCACCCGGTCGATGGCGCACGGTAACTACAGCCGCCGGGTCCGCTCGGAGCGCCGCGACGAGTTCGGCGATCTGGCGAACGCCTTCAACCGGATGGCGGCCGATCTGGAGGCGGTGGACACCCACCGCAAGGAGCTGGTGGCGAATGTCTCGCACGAGCTGCGCACCCCGATCGCCGCGCTCCGCGCCGTCCTGGAGAACGTCGTCGACGGGGTCAGCGAGCCGGACCCGGAGACCATGCGGACGGCGCTGCAGCAGACCGAGCGGCTGGGCCGCCTCGTCGAGCACCTTCTCGACCTGTCCCGGCTGGACAACGGGGTGGTGCCGCTGCACGCCCGGCGCTTCGAGGTCTGGCCGTATCTGTCCGGAGTGCTCAAGGAGGCCAATATGAGTCGCGGCGCCTCCACGCTCGCCGGGGTGGCCGGCTCCGGCACCCACACCCGTACGGATGTCCACCTCCACCTCGACGTCTCGCCGCCCGAGCTGACCGCGCACGCGGACGCCGAGCGGCTGCACCAGGTCGTGGCCAATCTCATCGACAACGCGATCAAGCACAGTCCGCGGCACGGCCGGGTCACGGTGCACGCGCGGCGCGGCGAGGGCCCCGAGAGCCTGGAGCTGGACGTGCAGGACGAGGGGCCCGGCATCCCCGAGTCGGAGCGCTACCGGGTCTTCGAGCGCTTCAACCGCGGCGGCCCCGCCCCCTCGGGCCCCGGCTCCGACGGGGGGACGGGCCTTGGCCTGGCCATCGCGCGCTGGGCCGTCGACCTGCACGGCGGACGCATCGGCGTGGCCGAATCCCCTCGCGGTTGCCGGATCCGGGTCACCCTTCCGGGGTTGGAGTCAACTCGAAGCTGA